The genomic window AATGTAAATCATATCTTGTCACCAATGGGCTTGAAAAATCTGACATCCCTTACCTTCTCCTTCTCCAATTAACTGGATATTTTGCAAAATAATTAACAATCGGGCTTGACATAAATAACGCGATCCAGTTTACTAGTACGCAAGACGGATGACTCATTATTATCCAAATGAATTTAATTTATCCAGTGAGGCACTATATGTTTTTATCTAATTTATCAAATCGTTGGTGGCATAACTTCCCAAATTGGGCGGAAGCGACGCGCGCATAGATTTGATAATGCATTAGTGCCGAACCCGCCATTATCAGCGGGTTTTTTTATGTCTAAAAATAGCTTAAGGCAATAAAATGAATAACCAAAACACCACATTAGCACATTTTAGTTATCTGGATAGCCCAATTAACTATCAACAAGATCCAACTTTACTGTTTAATCATCTGTGTAAAGATGTTCCTGCAACCATGTTGCTTGAGTCAGCTGAAATTAATAGTAAGGCAAATTTACAGAGCTTATTAATTGTAAATAGTGCACTACGCATTCGAGCTTTTGGTCAACGTGTTGAAATTGAAGCCTTAACAGAAAATGGTAAACAATTACTGGCGCTAATGGCTGAAAAACTATTAGTAAAATCACAACAACATGAGCTATCTGCCCAACATTTAACAATTACATTTAATTCAACAGATGATGAATTAGATGAAGATAGCCGTTTAAAAAGCGCATCATGCCTTGATGTTCTTCGTCTATTGCCTGAATTAGCACAAGTTTATTCAACACAACCTGAAAATTTATTTGTCGGCGGTCTATTTGCCTATGATTTAATTGCCAGCTTTGAAAACTTGCCAGATGTTAAAACCATTAATCATTGTCCTGATTACTGTTTTTTTGTGGCTGAACATTATCTCGTGATCGACCATCAAAATCAGGCTGCTCGTTTGAAAAGCTGCATATTTTCAAACGATGAACATTGCGCACATGCCATTAACCAACGCCATAACGAAATTATTGAAGCGTGCCGACCGTTTTTATCACCATTAGCGTTAGGTTTTGCTGAAGAATTTTCTATCAAAACCAATAAAGATGATACTCAGTATGGTGCCATTGTTAATTCAATGAAAGAAGCTATTTATCGGGGTGATATATTTCAAGTTGTACCTTCTCGTAAATTTTCAATGCCTTGCCCTTTTCCATTAATTGCTTATCAAAAATTAAAAATACAAAATCCAAGTCCATACATGTTTTTATGCAAGATAATGATTTTTCGTTATTTGGCGCTTCGCCAGAAAGTGCATTGAAATATAACGCACACGACCGCAAGGTTGAAATTTACCCAATCGCCGGAACGCGTCCAAGAGGCCGTAATGCAGCTGGATTGATAGACCTTGATCTGGATAGCCGCATTGAGCTTTCTATGCGTACAGATGAAAAAGAATTAGCCGAACATTTAATGCTAGTTGATTTGGCGCGTAATGATTTAGCGCGCATTTGTGAGGCTGGAAGTCGTTATGTTGCGAATCTGACGAAAGTTGATCGTTACTCATTTGTCATGCATTTAGTCTCACAAGTTGTTGGTACTTTACGCCATGACCTTGATATTTTTCATGCTTACCAAGCTTGTATGAATATGGGGACTTTAACCGGTGCACCAAAAGTCAGAGCTATGCAGCTCATCGCTGAATATGAACAAGAACGTCGCGGTTCTTATGGTGGCGCTGTTGGCTATTTTACAGGTAAAGGTGATTTTGATACCTGTATCGTCATTCGTTCTGCTTATGTTGAAAATGGAATAGCCACTGTCCAAGCTGGTGGTGGTGTGGTACTTGATTCTTCTCCACAAGGTGAAGCTGATGAAACTCGTAATAAAGCTCGCGCTGTTATCCGCGCAATTGCTCAAGCACACCAAGTTGAGGAGTTATTCTAATGGCTAATATCTTATTGCTCGATAATGTTGACTCTTTTACTTACAACCTAGTTGACCAACTACGCTCAGGTGGTCATAACGTGGTGATATACCGAAATACAGTGAGTCCTGACCATCTGTTATCCGTCATTAATAGTATGGAATCACCTTTATTAGTGTTATCTCCAGGACCAGGAAAACCCAGTGATGCAGGGGCAATGCCTCATATATTGTCTCAAGTCATTGGAAAAATTCCTGTTATTGGGATTTGCTTAGGGCATCAAGCCATTATTGAAGCTTATGGTGGGCATGTATCAGCTGCAGGTGAAATCTTACATGGTAAGTCATCTATGGCGACCCATGATAACCAAGCTATGTTCCAAGGTCTTGATAATCCACTTTCTGTCGCTCGTTATCACTCTTTGGTTGGTAGCGAAATTCCTGAAGAACTGACTATTTGCGCGCAATCTAACGGAATGGTAATGGCGGTTCGTAATGATAAAGATCGCGTATGTGGTTTTCAATTTCATCCTGAATCTATTTTAACGACACAAGGTGCAATTTTACTCGAAAAAACCGTGATATGGGCACTTTCTACCCCAGACAGCACAACAACATTACCATTTTAATTCGGGAAGAGAGAGCCTATCATGCAAACCATTTTTGATAAATTATTTCGGGCACAAGTATTAACACAACAAGAAAGCCAACAATTATTTAATACTATTATTCGTGGTGAATTGAGTGAAGCCCAATTAGCAGGCGTATTAATCAGCATGAAAATGCGCGGTGAACAGCCTGAAGAGATAGCGGGTGCAGCTTTAGCCTGTTTAGAGAATGCGCAACCTTTCCCTCGCCCAGATTATCAGTTCAGTGATATTGTCGGTACTGGTGGTGATGGCGCTAACAGCATTAATATTTCAACGGCGAGCGCTTTTATTGCCGCACAATGCGGTATCAAAGTTGCTAAACATGGTAACCGTAGTGTTTCTAGCCGCTCAGGCTCATCGGATTTACTGGCAGCATTTGGGATTTCTTTAGATTTAAGTGCACAAAGCGCACGAGATGCTTTAGATGAATTAGGTGTGTGCTTTTTATTTGCCCCGCAATATCACAGTGGCTTTCGTCATGCAGCACCAGTCCGTAGTCAATTAAAGACGCGCACATTGTTTAATGTATTAGGTCCGCTAATTAATCCTGCTCGCCCACCTATTGCGTTAATTGGTGTTTATCAAGAATCACTGGTTAAACCAATTGCTCAAACATTACAAAAGCTTGGTTTTACCCGAGCGGCTGTGGTACACAGTGGCGGTATGGATGAAGTTTCACTTCATGCAACAACACAAGTTGCTGAGCTGAATCAAGGTGAATTATCGTTTTATCAGCTCAATGCAAGTGATTTTGGTTTATCACCGTACCAATTATCTGATTTAGAAGGTGGCACGCCGGATGAAAATCGCATTATATTGACTCATTTGTTACAGGGTAACGGAAAGCCTGCTCATGAAGCCGCAGTTGCCGCTAACGTTGCGATGTTAATGCGTATTAATGGGCATGAAAATTTAAAAGAAAATAGTGAGTATGCCCTTAGCGTAATTAGAAGCGGTAACGCATTTGACCGCGTCATTGCTCTTGCTTCAAGGAAACAATAATATGAAAGCGACTGTCTTACAAAAAATCGTCGATGACAAAGTCACCTATCTTGCTGAACGAAAAGCAAAACAACCTTTGGATAGTTTTCTCAATGAGGTGAAACCAACAGAGCGCCATTTTTATGATGCATTGTCTGCAAAACGCCCTGTTTTTATCCTTGAATGCAAAAAAGCTTCACCTTCTAAAGGATTAATCAGAGATGATTTTGATCCCGCGATGATTGCCAATGCTTACGCACCCTATGCCGCGGCTATTTCTGTATTAACGGATGAAAAATATTTTCAAGGTAATATGGAATACCTGACAATTGTCAGCCAAACAGTTAAGCAGCCCGTCTTATGTAAAGATTTTATTATTGATGAGTATCAAATTTACTTAGCAAGATATTACCAAGCAGATGCTATTTTGCTGATGTTATCAGTCCTTGATGATGAGCAATACCTCGCATTAGCTAAAGTTGCTCACCAACTAAATATGGGTGTTTTGACGGAAGCGAGCAACGAAGAGGAATTACAGCGCGCCATCAAATTGAAAGCCCGTGTTGTTGGCATCAATAATCGTGATTTGCGTGATCTCTCAATTGACTTAAATCGTACAAAAATTTTAGCGCCTAAATTACCTGAAGGTACTATTGTCATCAGCGAATCAGGCATTTTACGTCATCAACATATCCAATTTCTTGCCCCTTTTGTTAATGGCTTTCTGATTGGAAGCGCCATTATGGAACAAGAAAACATTGATGTTGCATTAAAAAAATTATTCATTGGTGAACATAAAGTTTGCGGATTAACACGTGTTCAAGATGCGAAAACGGCTCTTTGCGCAGGTGCAACATACGGTGGTCTTATCTTTGCAGAAAGTTCACCAAGAAAAGTGACACTTTCGCAAGCAAGCCAAATTATTCATTCGACGCCATTACAATATGTCGGCGTTTTTCGTAATCAATCAATTGATTTTATCGTTCATATTGCTGAACAACTCGCTTTATCCGCGGTACAACTGCATGGTGATGAAGATGCCTCTTATATAGGCGAATTGCGTCTAAGATTACCTAAACATTGCGAAATTTGGAAAGCCATCAATATGGCTCAGCCAAATATGACTCAATATGATGGGCAACCTATTGATTTATTGTTATTAGATAATGGAACGGGTGGTACGGGAAAAACATTTGATTGGTCAATTATTCCTGAATCAAGCCAATACCGTCTGATGGTTGCCGGTGGCTTAAATGAGCATAATTGCCAGCAAGCATCTCAACTTTTATGTAATGGATTGGATTTCAATTCCGGTGTAGAAATTGAGCCGGGTATAAAATGTGAACGAAAAATCAATCAAGTTTTTAGCTTATTAACTG from Providencia sneebia DSM 19967 includes these protein-coding regions:
- a CDS encoding glutamine amidotransferase-related protein, whose translation is MANILLLDNVDSFTYNLVDQLRSGGHNVVIYRNTVSPDHLLSVINSMESPLLVLSPGPGKPSDAGAMPHILSQVIGKIPVIGICLGHQAIIEAYGGHVSAAGEILHGKSSMATHDNQAMFQGLDNPLSVARYHSLVGSEIPEELTICAQSNGMVMAVRNDKDRVCGFQFHPESILTTQGAILLEKTVIWALSTPDSTTTLPF
- the trpD gene encoding anthranilate phosphoribosyltransferase, with translation MQTIFDKLFRAQVLTQQESQQLFNTIIRGELSEAQLAGVLISMKMRGEQPEEIAGAALACLENAQPFPRPDYQFSDIVGTGGDGANSINISTASAFIAAQCGIKVAKHGNRSVSSRSGSSDLLAAFGISLDLSAQSARDALDELGVCFLFAPQYHSGFRHAAPVRSQLKTRTLFNVLGPLINPARPPIALIGVYQESLVKPIAQTLQKLGFTRAAVVHSGGMDEVSLHATTQVAELNQGELSFYQLNASDFGLSPYQLSDLEGGTPDENRIILTHLLQGNGKPAHEAAVAANVAMLMRINGHENLKENSEYALSVIRSGNAFDRVIALASRKQ
- the trpCF gene encoding bifunctional indole-3-glycerol-phosphate synthase TrpC/phosphoribosylanthranilate isomerase TrpF; its protein translation is MKATVLQKIVDDKVTYLAERKAKQPLDSFLNEVKPTERHFYDALSAKRPVFILECKKASPSKGLIRDDFDPAMIANAYAPYAAAISVLTDEKYFQGNMEYLTIVSQTVKQPVLCKDFIIDEYQIYLARYYQADAILLMLSVLDDEQYLALAKVAHQLNMGVLTEASNEEELQRAIKLKARVVGINNRDLRDLSIDLNRTKILAPKLPEGTIVISESGILRHQHIQFLAPFVNGFLIGSAIMEQENIDVALKKLFIGEHKVCGLTRVQDAKTALCAGATYGGLIFAESSPRKVTLSQASQIIHSTPLQYVGVFRNQSIDFIVHIAEQLALSAVQLHGDEDASYIGELRLRLPKHCEIWKAINMAQPNMTQYDGQPIDLLLLDNGTGGTGKTFDWSIIPESSQYRLMVAGGLNEHNCQQASQLLCNGLDFNSGVEIEPGIKCERKINQVFSLLTA